One genomic segment of Acanthopagrus latus isolate v.2019 chromosome 14, fAcaLat1.1, whole genome shotgun sequence includes these proteins:
- the adm2a gene encoding protein ADM2a, giving the protein MRSLLPLTVYCISLVSLQQLLALPAEERPDRNRLDLLHNLDDQRGDRASASGSQTHITVPSPVPSQSPKWLPGFMRHQPASGVRTASASLAWARPAEASQIEKRALRARRHAHSGSRGGHHHAQLMRVGCVLGTCQVQNLSHRLYQLIGQSGREDSSPINPRSPHSYG; this is encoded by the exons ATGCGGTCCCTTCTCCCGCTTACTGTGTATTGCATCAGCCTGGTttccctccagcagctgctggcaCTGCCGGCAGAGGAGCGTCCCGACAGGAACAG GTTGGACCTCCTCCACAATCTTGATGACCAGAGAGGGGATAGAGCCTCAGCGTCAGGAAGCCAGACCCACATCACTGTCCCATCGCCAGTCCCCAGCCAATCCCCAAAATGGCTGCCTGGTTTTATGAGACACCAGCCGGCTTCAGGAGTGAGGACAGCCTCGGCAAGCCTGGCATGGGCACGACCTGCTGAGGCTTCACAGATCGAGAAGAGGGCACTGAGAGCTCGTCGCCATGCCCACTCAGGATCACGAGGTGGCCACCACCATGCCCAGCTGATGAGAGTGGGCTGCGTCTTGGGAACATGCCAAGTGCAGAACCTCAGCCATCGGCTCTATCAGCTCATTGGTCAGAGTGGCAGAGAAGACTCATCCCCCATCAACCCCAGAAGCCCCCATAGTTATGGATGA